The Sorex araneus isolate mSorAra2 chromosome 5, mSorAra2.pri, whole genome shotgun sequence genome has a segment encoding these proteins:
- the KLF3 gene encoding Krueppel-like factor 3 yields MLMFDPVPVKQEAMDPVTVSYPSNYMESMKPNKYGVIYSTPLSDKFFQTPEGLAHGMQMEPVDLTVNKRSSPPSAGSSPSSLKFQTSHRRASPGLSMPSSSPPMKKYSPPPPGVQPFGVPLSMPPVMAAALSRHGIRSPGILPVIQPVVVQPVPFMYTSHLQQPLMVSLSEEMENSNSSMQVPVIESYEKPILQKKIKIEPGLEPQRTDYYPEDMSPPLMDSVSPPRALLQENHPSVIVQPGKRPLPVESPDTQRKRRIHRCDYEGCNKVYTKSSHLKAHRRTHTGEKPYKCTWEGCTWKFARSDELTRHFRKHTGIKPFQCPDCDRSFSRSDHLALHRKRHMLV; encoded by the exons ATGCTCATGTTTGACCCGGTGCCTGTCAAACAAGAGGCCATGGACCCCGTCACGGTG TCCTATCCATCAAATTACATGGAGTCCATGAAGCCCAACAAGTACGGGGTCATTTACTCCACCCCGCTGTCCGACAAGTTCTTCCAGACGCCGGAGGGCCTGGCGCACGGCATGCAGATGGAGCCGGTGGACCTGACGGTGAACAAGCGGAGCTCGCCCCCGTCGGCCGGCAGCTCGCCGTCCTCGCTCAAGTTCCAGACGTCGCACCGGAGAGCCTCGCCGGGCCTGAGCATGccttcctccagcccccccatgaAAAAGtactcgcccccgccccccggagtGCAGCCCTTCGGGGTGCCGCTGTCTATGCCTCCGGTGATGGCCGCAGCGCTCTCTCGGCATGGAATCCGAAGCCCGGGAATCCTGCCGGTCATCCAGCCCGTGGTGGTCCAGCCTGTCCCCTTCATGTACACCAGCCACCTCCAGCAGCCGCTCATGGTCTCCTTGTCGGAGGAGATGGAGAATTCCAACAGCAGCATGCAGG tacctGTCATTGAATCATATGAGAAGCCcatattacagaaaaaaattaaaatagaacctGGACTCGAACCACAGAGGACAGACTACTATCCTGAAGATATGTCACCCCCTCTAATGGACTCAGTGTCACCTCCACGAGCGTTGTTGCAAGA GAATCACCCTTCGGTCATTGTGCAGCCCGGGAAGAGACCGCTACCTGTGGAATCGCCCGACACGCAGAGGAAGCGGAGGATACACAGATGCGACTATGAGGGATGCAACAAAGTGTACACAAAAAGTTCTCACTTGAAAGCACACAGAAGGACGCACACAG GAGAAAAACCCTACAAGTGTACGTGGGAAGGTTGCACGTGGAAGTTTGCTCGGTCCGATGAACTGACAAGACATTTCCGGAAACACACTGGTATCAAACCCTTCCAGTGTCCAGACTGTGACCGGAGCTTCTCTCGCTCCGACCACCTTGCCCTGCATAGGAAGCGCCACATGCTGGTGTGA